In Pyricularia oryzae 70-15 chromosome 2, whole genome shotgun sequence, one genomic interval encodes:
- a CDS encoding 4-nitrophenylphosphatase, giving the protein MAQTQTSQFLSGNTAAINEFLDKFDTFLLDCDGVLWSGDNVFEGVPETIAMLRAKNKRTVFVTNNSTKSRPEYQKKLASKGIECDVDDIFGSAYSAAIYISRILKPEAPRNKVFVVGERGIEDELRSEGVPFIGGTDPAYRHDMTDADWKGLADGSVLDPDVGVVLAGLDFHINYLKIAHAYQYLRRGAAFIASNTDSTLPMSGNFFPGAGSTMIPIANMIGRQPLALGKPSQAMMDAVEGKFKLDRSRTCMIGDRLDTDIKFGIEGKLGGTLAVQTGVNKKEDWEKEDAVARPAFYVDKLSDLLAAGQ; this is encoded by the exons ATGGCGCAAACTCAAACCTCACAATTCCTATCTGGCAACACCGCCGCCATCAATGAGTTTCTGGACAAATTCGAT ACCTTCCTGCTTGACTGTGATG GGGTCCTCTGGTCAGGTGACAATGTCTTTGAAGGCGTACCTGAAACCATTGCCATGCTGAGAGCAAAGA ACAAGAGGACCGTCTTTGTCACCAACAACTCGACCAAGTCCCGCCCCGAGTACCAAAAGAAGCTCGCGTCAAAGGGCATCGAGTGCGAcgtggacgacattttcGGCTCGGCCTACTCGGCCGCCATCTACATCTCGCGGATACTCAAGCCCGAGGCGCCCCGCAACAAGGTCTTTGTGGTGGGCGAGCGCGGCATCGAGGACGAGCTGCGCAGCGAAGGGGTGCCCTTTATCGGCGGCACCGACCCGGCCTACCGCCACGACATGACCGACGCCGACTGGAAGGGGCTGGCCGACGGGTCGGTGCTGGACCCGGACGTCGGCGTCGTGCTGGCCGGGCTGGACTTCCACATCAACTATCTCAAGATCGCGCACGCGTACCAGTACCTCCGGCGCGGCGCCGCCTTCATCGCCTCCAACACCGACTCCACGCTGCCCATGAGCGGCAACTTTTTCCCGGGGGCGGGGTCGACCATGATCCCCATCGCAAACATGATCGGGCGCCAGCCGTTGGCGCTCGGCAAGCCCAGCCAGGCCATGATGGACGCCGTCGAGGGCAAGTTCAAGCTGGACCGGTCGCGCACCTGCATGATCGGCGACCGCCTCGACACCGACATCAAGTTTGGCATCGAGGGCAAGCTGGGCGGCACCCTGGCCGTGCAGACCGGCGTCAACAAGAAGGAGGATTGGGAGAAGGAGGACGCCGTCGCCCGCCCGGCCTTTTACGTCGACAAGCTGAGCGACCTGCTCGCCGCTGGTCAATAA
- a CDS encoding pH-response transcription factor pacC/RIM101: protein MSAQQPSAQPAQQAPATTQAPTTESSSSNSNGNTPAPSTSTTATSQSSDDSLICRWNQCSERFPSAEALYDHICERHVGRKSTNNLNLTCHWNSCRTTTVKRDHITSHIRVHVPLKPHKCDFCGKSFKRPQDLKKHVKTHADDSVLARSPQDPNANLGPGAYRGHASKAPSSYYDHNGHVRTNSSAFGQPHHHQNGHASYYSHPPAPYGGGMYYQPPHMGPRGDIFGHPGAGAYDSRKRGYDDLNDFFGNLKRRQFDASSYAHVGRSLVPLHGALSVHTGGVGGMAAEYMAAPPPSSSVSMGSAGPLAQHYYLPPMPSLRTKNDLEQIDQILEHMQSTVYENSGSSPGAHYGSGSGYDMRHQSPVGIRPPMSDHYGQQQHSPMTAVSSSHGGSPAVTPPSSNLSYTSGHSPGASSAALSPSSRQGSSISYPTLPAAAGSSATAQLGSNFSSVERRLSGGILQSASRDRERESSYDGASTPRGPESVGSPSACSDASGSEPESYDSWVQNMRTIEALRDLVRERLRRGQYDDVEESVNLPPIKTERPDEEKPLYPSLRMS, encoded by the exons ATGTCAGCACAACAACCATCGGCTCAGCCAGCCCAACAGGCGCCGGCGACAACCCAAGCACCCACAACCGAGTCTTCAAGCTCAAACTCCAATGGCAACACGCCCGCACCCTCCACGTCGACGACAGCGACATCGCAGTCCAGCGATGACTCGTTGATTTGCCGATGGAACCAGTGCAGCGAGCGTTTCCCTTCGGCCGAGGCCCTCTAT GATCACATCTGCGAGCGTCACGTGGGTCGCAAGAGCACCAACAACCTCAACCTCACGTGCCACTGGAACTCGTGCAGAACCACCACTGTCAAGAGGGACCACATCACCTCTCACATCAGAGTCCATGTGCCATTGAAGCCGCACAAGTGTGACTTCTGCGGCAAGTCGTTCAAGAGGCCTCAGGATCTCAAGAAGCACGTCAAG ACTCACGCCGACGACTCGGTTCTTGCTCGATCACCCCAGGATCCCAACGCAAACTTGGGTCCCGGTGCTTATCGCGGCCACGCCAGCAAAG CTCCTTCTAGCTACTATGATCACAATGGCCATGTGCGTACTAACTCGTCGGCATTTGGTCAgccgcaccaccaccagaATGGACACGCTAGCTATTACTCTCACCCTCCTGCTCCCTATGGCGGTGGTATGTACTACCAGCCGCCTCATATGGGACCTCGTGGTGATATCTTTGGGCATCCCGGTGCAGGGGCTTATGATTCGCGCAAGCGTGGTTACGATGACTTGAATGATTTCTTCGGAAATCTGAAGCGTCGCCAGTTTGACGCCTCGTCGTACGCCCACGTTGGCCGTTCCCTGGTTCCTCTGCACGGCGCCCTGTCTGTCCATACCGGTGGTGTTGGTGGCATGGCCGCCGAGTACATGGCCGCCCCGCCACCGTCCAGCTCTGTCTCCATGGGAAGCGCCGGACCGCTGGCCCAGCACTACTACCTTCCCCCAATGCCCAGCCTGAGGACCAAGAACGACTTGGAGCAGATCGACCAGATCCTGGAGCACATGCAGTCTACCGTTTACGAGAACTCAGGATCGTCTCCCGGTGCTCACTACGGTTCGGGTTCGGGCTACGACATGCGTCACCAGTCCCCTGTCGGCATCAGGCCACCAATGAGCGACCACTACGGCCAACAGCAACACTCGCCCATGACCGCAGTTTCCTCGTCGCACGGCGGTTCTCCAGCTGTCACTCCTCCCTCCAGCAACCTTTCATACACCTCGGGCCATTCTCCCGGTGCTTCTTCGGCTGCCCTGTCCCCAAGCTCCCGTCAGGGATCCTCCATCAGTTACCCTACACTCCCCGCTGCCGCGGGCTCCTCAGCCACCGCCCAACTCGGCTCAAACTTCAGCTCCGTCGAGAGGCGTCTGTCCGGAGGCATTCTGCAGAGCGCCAGTCGGGATCGGGAACGCGAATCAAGCTACGATGGTGCCTCCACGCCCCGTGGTCCAGAATCAGTCGGATCGCCCTCGGCATGCTCAGATGCTTCGGGCTCTGAGCCAGAGTCGTATGACTCTTGGGTTCAGAACATGCGTACCATCGAGGCCCTCCGGGATCTCGTACGAGAGCGCCTCAGACGCGGACAGTACGATGACGTCGAAGAGTCGGTTAACCTGCCGCCGATCAAGACAGAGAGGCCTGACGAGGAAAAGCCACTTTACCCTTCTCTCCGCATGTCATAG
- a CDS encoding DNA topoisomerase III: MTKILCVAEKPSISKAVAGHLSGGQFQTHNTRVQYIKNYSFTYDFGHPWGNCEVTMTCVTGHLTEVQFGPDFKDWNRPTPDHLFSAPLHTQVSNDKKAIAENIRHQAQYARALFIWTDCDREGEHIGGEIREEARKGKPGIEVKRARFSNIERAHILQAARNPVNLDDMQVAAVAARIELDLRIGYAFTRFLTINLRSLNGPLKDLVLSYGSCQFPTLGFVVDRYFRVKNFVPETFWSIKLSIKKDGKTGNFTWTRGRLFDRASVVILYERCIEAKTATVIKVQEKPTRKWKPLPLTTVELQKMATKFIRISGQQTMEIAEKLYQKGFISYPRTETDRFDKGMNLRTLVQKQTQDGRWGPFAQGLVDGGFQQPRNGRHDDKAHPPIHPITYATGAALSEIGAEAGRVYELIVRRFLACCSEDAQGMATDIDVTYGPETFHAHGVVVIERNYLDVYPYENWNNSAELPRLTVGEQISPTEAMMTEGKTQAPSYLTEADLIALMDANGIGTDATMAEHIQTIQTRQYARTTEVPGRNAQPGHGAVEEDDVAAPAGRGGRGGRGRGRGRGGTRGGRGGGATSSGSRGGVKVFVPTQLGVALIEGFDRMNFEMSLGKPFLRREMEANMKAICEGRATKDGVLEESIRQYRHVYNLSAENLHVLRQACRQYLFN, encoded by the exons ATGACAAAGATACTATGTGTGGCTGAAAAGCCGTCTATCTCCAAGGCTGTCGCCGGTCACCTCTCCGGTGGCCAGTTCCAAACG CATAATACACGCGTTCAATACATCAAGAACTATTCTTTTACTTATGACTTTGGCCACCCGTGGGGTAACTGCGAGGTCACCATGACCTGCGTTACCGGGCATTTGACCGAGGTACAATTTGGTCCCGACTTCAAGGACTGGAATCGGCCTACGCCCGACCATCTATTCAGTGCTCCTCTGCACACTCAGGTTTCAAAT GACAAGAAAGCAATAGCAGAAAACATACGGCATCAGGCGCAGTACGCCCGGGCTTTGTTCATATGGACAGATTGCGACCGTGAAGGAGAACATATTGGTGGTGAAATACGAGAAGAAGCCAGAAAAGGCAAGCCTGGTATCGAGGTCAAACGAGCGAGATTCAGCAACATCGAGCGGGC GCACATATTGCAAGCTGCCAGAAACCCCGTCAACCTGGATGACATGCAGGTTGCTGCTGTAGCAGCGCGCATAGAGCTGGATCTCCGGATAGGTTATGCATTTACCAGGTTTCTTACCATCAACCTGCGATCTCTCAACGGTCCGCTAAAAGACCTCGTGTTGAGTTACG GATCATGTCAGTTCCCTACTCTTGGCTTCGTGGTTGACCGGTACTTTCGCGTCAAGAATTTTGTACCCGAGACTTTCTGGAGCATCAAGCTGAGCATCAAGAAGGATGGAAAGACCGGAAACTTCACCTGGACCAGGGGTCGCCTTTTTGATCGAGCGTCTGTAGTCATTCTCTATGAACGATGCATCGAGGCCAAGACTGCAACCGTCATCAAAGTACAGGAGAAGCCGACGAGAAAATGGAAGCCGCTACCTTTGACCACAGTCGAGTTGCAAAAGATGGCCACAAAGTTCATACGTATAAGCGGTCAGCAAACTATGGAAATCGCCGAGAAACTTTACCAAAAGGGTTTCATCAGCTACCCCAGAACCGAGACAGATCGCTTTGACAAAGGTATGAATCTGCGGACCCTGGTGCAAAAGCAGACTCAAGACGGCAGATGGGGTCCTTTTGCTCAGGGACTGGTTGATGGCGGGTTCCAACAGCCTCGCAACGGCCGTCACGATGACAAAGCGCATCCTCCAATCCATCCAATCACGTATGCCACCGGCGCTGCTCTCAGCGAAATCGGGGCGGAAGCAGGAAGGGTGTACGAACTCATAGTGCGTCGGTTCCTTGCGTGTTGCTCAGAAGACGCTCAAGGCATGGCTACAGATATTGATGTGACCTATGGGCCGGAGACATTCCACGCGCATGGTGTTGTCGTCATCGAGAGGAACTATCTTGACGTCTACCCTTACGAAAACTGGAACAACTCAGCGGAGCTACCCCGGCTTACCGTAGGCGAGCAGATCAGCCCGACAGAGGCGATGATGACTGAAGGCAAAACACAGGCGCCAAGCTATCTTACTGAGGCTGACCTTATTGCTCTCATGGATGCTAATGGGATTGGGACTGATGCCACGATGGCAGAGCATATTCAAACCATACAAACGAGACAGTACGCACGCACGACTGAAGTGCCAGGACGGAATGCTCAACCTGGCCATGgagccgttgaagaggacgaCGTGGCCGCACCAGCCGGAAGAGGAGGACGGGGAGGACGGGGTCGAGGCCGAGGTCGTGGTGGCAcacgaggaggaagagggggCGGTGCAACCAGCAGTGGCAGCCGTGGTGGTGTGAAGGTCTTTGTCCCAACACAACTTGGTGTGGCACTCATTGAGGGGTTTGACCGAATGAACTTCGAGATGAGCCTTGGCAAGCCATTCCTCAGACGAGAGATGGAGGCCAACATGAAAGCAATCTGCGAAGGCCGTGCAACAAAGGACGGGGTTCTCGAAGAGAGTATACGGCAGTATCGTCACGTCTACAACCTATCGGCTGAGAATCTCCACGTTTTGCGACAG GCTTGCAGACAATATCTGTTCAATTAA